One region of Candidatus Bathyarchaeota archaeon genomic DNA includes:
- a CDS encoding B12-binding domain-containing radical SAM protein translates to MKVLFVEPPKDFWFVMGEYLPPPLGIIELATYLESRDKDAEIEVLDCQAKRLDWKELERHIESSNPDIVAPSALATCNAYTVLRTVATAKKVNPNVKTFIGGQHFTATAQESLEAWPEIDFIVRGEGEKTFVELVQELKKKRPSFSKIKGVSFRQKGKIVHNPPRPLIENLDDLPLPGYHFVEEHMGKYHFTMMAGAKNYALIEGSRGCPHKCSFCSQWKHWRGTWRIKSAKRIADEFEYCYNEFGSKFLWLTDDNFGLGKHTNDLCDEIVKREIADEIMWFTQVRCDDIIKHQDVLPKMRKAGNRWMLVGIESGSEATLERFHKKIRPNEAEQAMKLLKENDIFAQATLIIGERKDSAESIAKLRDFVNHIDPDLAIFMILTPFPGTELYETAKQNGWIEDDNWTNYDMAHAVMPTETLSRKDVQEELYKCYRSFYGSMGRRFKGLFSSNKLKRRTYRYLASQGLLKALRDLI, encoded by the coding sequence ATGAAAGTTCTTTTCGTAGAACCACCGAAAGACTTCTGGTTCGTCATGGGCGAATACCTCCCTCCCCCTCTCGGAATAATCGAACTAGCAACTTACCTTGAAAGCCGAGACAAAGACGCCGAGATAGAAGTGCTAGACTGCCAAGCAAAACGATTAGATTGGAAAGAATTAGAAAGACATATTGAATCATCAAACCCAGACATAGTAGCACCAAGTGCCCTCGCAACATGCAACGCCTACACAGTTCTCCGCACAGTAGCAACTGCAAAAAAAGTGAACCCAAACGTCAAAACGTTTATTGGAGGACAACATTTCACAGCCACAGCGCAGGAAAGTCTTGAGGCTTGGCCAGAAATAGACTTCATCGTTCGTGGAGAAGGTGAAAAGACTTTCGTTGAGCTTGTGCAGGAATTAAAGAAAAAGCGCCCTTCCTTTTCAAAGATTAAAGGCGTCTCCTTTAGGCAAAAAGGTAAAATCGTCCACAATCCTCCGCGGCCTCTAATCGAAAACTTGGATGACTTGCCTTTGCCTGGCTATCACTTTGTCGAGGAACATATGGGTAAATATCATTTCACTATGATGGCTGGCGCAAAAAATTACGCTCTCATCGAGGGCTCGAGAGGTTGCCCCCACAAATGCTCTTTCTGCTCCCAATGGAAGCATTGGAGAGGCACTTGGAGGATCAAGTCGGCGAAGCGGATCGCAGACGAATTTGAATACTGTTACAACGAGTTTGGAAGCAAATTTCTCTGGCTAACTGACGACAATTTTGGTCTGGGAAAACACACCAACGACTTGTGCGACGAAATCGTCAAGCGGGAAATAGCCGACGAGATAATGTGGTTCACGCAAGTCAGATGCGACGACATTATCAAGCATCAGGATGTCTTGCCCAAGATGCGGAAGGCTGGAAACCGCTGGATGCTCGTGGGGATAGAGAGCGGCAGCGAAGCCACATTGGAAAGATTCCACAAAAAAATACGCCCCAACGAAGCAGAGCAGGCGATGAAACTGCTAAAAGAAAACGACATCTTCGCCCAAGCTACCCTCATCATAGGAGAACGAAAAGATTCGGCTGAATCAATAGCCAAGCTTAGAGATTTCGTAAACCACATTGACCCAGATTTGGCGATCTTTATGATTTTAACACCGTTCCCTGGAACTGAGCTTTATGAAACGGCCAAACAGAACGGGTGGATAGAGGATGATAACTGGACAAACTACGACATGGCTCATGCAGTAATGCCCACCGAAACCTTGTCGAGAAAAGATGTGCAAGAAGAATTGTATAAATGCTACCGCAGCTTCTACGGCTCCATGGGCAGACGGTTTAAAGGACTTTTCTCTTCTAACAAGCTGAAAAGAAGAACCTACAGATACCTAGCAAGCCAAGGTCTTTTGAAAGCATTAAGGGACTTGATTTGA
- a CDS encoding AIR synthase-related protein has product MIEVGKLATEELKKLLRCIKKHPKVIIPPAPGFDSGVQITNENECLVVSTDPCIGVPEKWFGWLLIHYAASDVALFGAKPEFCTITLLGPPSTKANTFIKIMEQVCAVADELNMTVVTGHTGTYDGLSTLVGTCTAYGTVSKDRLITPGGARAGDHIICTKQIGLETVVNFVLTHEALAESLFDVARTYVLQSLVNMQTCVKEAYLLAEVGGVHAMHDITEGGLVAALNEMAESSSLGFAVDLEKLPILEEALILQKYFGLSQRELLSISSTGTLLTAIDPERKDQALQELLKHGIDASFIGTFTKNKKRLIQHGKKKTVFPKTAEDPYAKIMLK; this is encoded by the coding sequence ATGATCGAAGTGGGAAAGCTCGCTACTGAAGAGCTCAAAAAACTGCTTAGATGCATAAAGAAACATCCAAAAGTAATAATTCCACCTGCCCCCGGCTTTGATTCAGGAGTTCAGATAACAAACGAAAATGAATGTCTTGTTGTTTCAACAGACCCTTGCATAGGCGTGCCTGAAAAATGGTTTGGATGGTTACTGATACACTACGCAGCATCGGATGTAGCCTTGTTTGGTGCAAAACCAGAATTTTGCACAATCACACTCTTAGGTCCTCCTTCAACGAAAGCCAACACTTTCATAAAAATAATGGAACAAGTCTGCGCTGTAGCAGATGAGCTTAATATGACAGTAGTAACTGGGCACACGGGAACTTACGATGGGCTTTCGACCCTTGTTGGAACTTGCACAGCTTATGGTACAGTTAGCAAAGATAGGCTTATAACTCCTGGAGGCGCCCGGGCTGGAGACCACATAATTTGCACTAAACAAATCGGCCTAGAGACGGTTGTTAACTTCGTCCTCACGCATGAAGCCCTCGCAGAAAGTCTCTTCGATGTTGCTCGGACTTATGTACTTCAAAGCCTAGTAAACATGCAAACGTGCGTTAAAGAAGCATACCTTCTTGCCGAGGTCGGAGGAGTTCATGCCATGCATGATATCACTGAAGGTGGATTGGTGGCGGCTTTAAACGAGATGGCTGAATCTTCAAGCCTCGGGTTTGCGGTGGACTTGGAGAAGCTTCCAATTTTGGAAGAGGCTTTAATTCTCCAAAAATATTTCGGTCTTTCGCAAAGAGAGCTTCTTTCAATTTCTTCTACAGGCACTCTTCTGACAGCGATTGATCCTGAAAGAAAGGACCAAGCGCTCCAAGAACTGCTAAAACATGGTATAGACGCCAGTTTTATAGGTACTTTCACAAAGAATAAAAAACGTCTAATTCAGCATGGAAAAAAGAAAACAGTGTTTCCAAAGACAGCTGAAGATCCTTATGCCAAAATAATGCTGAAGTGA
- a CDS encoding emp24/gp25L/p24 family protein, whose protein sequence is MSMKSLLAVLCVLLAFVLMCGFAIAYSETIELPAGESVTRTVNLNEGDEVSGRITVIPASINFSISDSDDIIILNYTNVAQKDFQFTALKTGTYDFHFENWFSEEIKVLTLNYNVQHYIFGFPQEYILVFVIVGLALVAVVVFVAMSPRP, encoded by the coding sequence ATGAGCATGAAGAGTCTTCTTGCTGTTCTTTGCGTTCTTCTAGCTTTCGTCTTGATGTGTGGTTTTGCTATTGCGTATTCTGAAACTATAGAGCTGCCAGCGGGAGAAAGCGTAACGAGAACTGTAAACTTGAATGAGGGAGACGAAGTTTCGGGACGCATAACTGTAATACCTGCTTCTATAAACTTCTCCATCTCCGACTCTGACGACATAATCATTCTAAACTACACGAATGTCGCTCAAAAAGATTTCCAGTTTACAGCTTTAAAAACAGGCACATATGACTTCCACTTTGAAAACTGGTTTTCAGAAGAGATTAAGGTTTTAACTCTCAACTATAATGTGCAACATTACATTTTCGGTTTTCCACAAGAATACATCCTCGTTTTCGTTATAGTGGGCCTTGCACTTGTTGCAGTTGTAGTTTTCGTTGCGATGTCACCTAGACCTTAG
- a CDS encoding zinc-ribbon domain-containing protein — translation MEGTELVYCTKCGAKNEDDAKVCAECGAPLQVSRPKKRYRSNDNCFGPRERHVEDECFGLPHGGAIVGIIFGIIIVIIGLAVLSGLEIWDYLGPFFIVIVGLLIIAGALYGMRRR, via the coding sequence ATGGAGGGAACAGAATTGGTTTACTGCACTAAATGTGGAGCTAAAAACGAGGATGATGCTAAGGTCTGTGCGGAATGTGGCGCGCCACTGCAAGTATCTCGTCCCAAAAAGCGATACCGCTCAAACGATAATTGTTTTGGACCACGTGAACGCCACGTGGAAGATGAATGTTTTGGCCTTCCCCATGGAGGAGCCATAGTAGGCATAATCTTTGGAATCATAATCGTCATCATTGGATTGGCGGTCCTTTCAGGATTAGAAATATGGGATTACTTGGGGCCATTCTTCATAGTCATTGTTGGCCTATTAATCATCGCTGGCGCTCTTTACGGAATGAGACGCAGATAA